In one window of Rhinopithecus roxellana isolate Shanxi Qingling chromosome 15, ASM756505v1, whole genome shotgun sequence DNA:
- the ALDH3B2 gene encoding aldehyde dehydrogenase family 3 member B2 produces the protein MSKKGGGDAVKNPGAEPTLGIDPFQDTLRRLREAFKSGRTRSAEFRAAQLQGLGRFLQENKQLLQDALAQDLHKSAFEADVSEIITTQNEVDYALKNLQAWMKDEPGSTNLFMKLDSVFIRKEPFGLVLIIAPWNYPVNLVLVPLVGALAAGNCVVLKPSEISQGTEKVVAEVLPRYLDQSCFAVVLGGPQETGQLLEHKFDYIFFTGSPRVGKIVMTAAAKHLTPVTLELGGKNPCYVDDSCDPQTVANRVAWFRYFNAGQTCVAPDYVLCSPEMQERLLPALQSTITRFYGDDPQSSPNLGRIINQKQFQRLRALLGCGHVAIGGQSDESDCYIAPTVLVDVQETEPVMQEEIFGPILPIVNVRSVDEAIEFINRREKPLALYAFSNSSQVVNQMLERTSSGGFAGNDGFLYVSLLSVPLGGVGHSGMGRYHGKFTFDTFSHHRTCLLAPSGLEKLKEIRYPPYTDWNQQLLRWGMGPKSCTLL, from the exons ATGTCCAAGAAGGGGGGTGGAGATGCAGTGAAGAACCCAGGGGCAGAGCCCACGCTGGG GATAGACCCCTTCCAGGACACGCTGCGGCGGCTGCGGGAGGCCTTCAAGTCGGGGCGCACGCGGTCGGCCGAGTTCAGGGCTGCGCAGCTCCAAGGCCTGGGCCGCTTCCTTCAAGAAAACAAGCAGCTTCTGCAAGACGCGCTGGCCCAGGACCTGCATAAG TCAGCCTTCGAGGCAGATGTATCTGAGATCATCACTACCCAGAATGAGGTCGACTATGCCCTCAAGAACCTGCAGGCCTGGATGAAGGACGAACCGGGCTCCACGAACCTG TTCATGAAGTTGGACTCGGTCTTCATCCGGAAAGAACCCTTTGGCCTGGTCCTCATCATCGCACCCTGGAACTACCCTGTGAACCTGGTCCTGGTGCCCCTGGTGGGCGCCCTCGCTGCAG GGAACTGTGTGGTGCTGAAGCCATCAGAAATCAGCCAGGGAACAGAGAAGGTCGTGGCTGAGGTGCTGCCCCGGTACCTGGACCAG AGCTGCTTTGCCGTGGTGCTGGGCGGGCCCCAGGAGACAGGGCAGCTGCTGGAGCACAAGTTCGACTACATCTTCTTCACGG GGAGCCCTCGTGTGGGCAAGATTGTCATGACCGCTGCCGCCAAGCACCTGACACCTGTCACCCTGGAGCTGGGGGGCAAGAACCCCTGCTACGTGGACGACAGCTGCGACCCCCAGACCGTGGCCAACCGCGTGGCCTGGTTCCGATACTTCAACGCCGGCCAGACCTGCGTGGCCCCCGACTATGTCCTGTGCAGCCCCGAGATGCAGGAGAGGCTGCTGCCCGCCCTGCAGAGCACCATCACCCGTTTCTATGGCGACGACCCCCAGAGCTCCCCAAACCTGGGCCGCATCATCAACCAGAAACAGTTCCAGCGGCTGCGGGCACTGCTGGGCTGCGGCCATGTGGCCATTGGGGGCCAGAGTGACGAGAGCGATTGCTACATCG CCCCTACGGTGCTGGTGGATGTGCAGGAGACAGAGCCGGTGATGCAGGAGGAGATCTTCGGGCCCATCCTGCCCATCGTGAATGTGCGGAGCGTGGACGAGGCCATCGAGTTCATCAACAGGCGGGAGAAGCCCCTGGCCCTGTACGCCTTCTCCAACAGCAGCCAG GTTGTGAACCAGATGCTGGAGCGGACCAGCAGTGGCGGCTTTGCAGGCAACGACGGCTTCCTCTATGTGTCTCTGCTGTCTGTGCCGCTGGGGGGAGTTG GCCACAGCGGGATGGGCCGGTACCACGGCAAGTTCACCTTCGACACCTTCTCCCACCACCGCACCTGCCTGCTCGCCCCCTCAGGCCTGGAGAAGTTAAAGGAGATCCGCTACCCGCCCTATACCGACTGGAACCAGCAGCTGTTACGCTGGGGCATGGGCCCCAAGAGCTGCACCCTCCTGTGA
- the TBX10 gene encoding T-box transcription factor TBX10, whose amino-acid sequence MAAFLSAGFGILAPSETYPLPTTSSGWEPRLGSPFPSGPCTSSTGAQAVAEPNGQGPKNPRVSSVTVQLEMKPLWEEFNQLGTEMIVTKAGRRMFPPFQVKILGMDSLADYALLMDFIPLDDKRYRYAFHSSAWLVAGKADPATPGRVHFHPDSPAKGAQWMRQIVSFDKLKLTNNLLDDNGHIILNSMHRYQPRFHVVFVDPRKDSERYAQENFKSFIFTETQFTAVTAYQNHRITQLKIASNPFAKGFRESDLDSWPVAPQPLLSVPARSHSSLSPCLLKGATERKKDPNKTSASTSRTPAQLHHQLLPPPEALLAPATYRPVTYQSLYSGASSHLGIPRTRPAPYPLPNIRADRDQGGLPLPAGLGLLSPTVVCLGPGQDSQ is encoded by the exons ATGGCAG CCTTCCTGTCTGCTGGCTTCGGCATACTTGCACCCTCAGAGACCTACCCACTACCCACAACCAGCTCTGGCTGGGAGCCCCGGCTGGGGTCGCCATTCCCATCAGGCCCTTGTACCAGCTCTACTGGGGCCCAAGCTGTGGCCGAGCCCAATGGACAGGGCCCCAAGAACCCACGTGTGTCCAGTGTGACGGTTCAGTTGGAGATGAAacctctgtgggaggaattcaacCAGCTGGGCACCGAGATGATCGTCACCAAGGCAGGCAG GAGGATGTTCCCCCCCTTCCAGGTGAAGATCCTGGGCATGGACTCCCTGGCCGACTACGCCCTGCTCATGGACTTCATCCCCCTGGACGACAAGAGATACAG GTATGCCTTCCACAGCTCGGCCTGGCTGGTGGCGGGCAAGGCAGACCCAGCCACACCCGGCCGTGTGCACTTCCACCCTGACTCGCCGGCCAAGGGCGCCCAGTGGATGCGCCAGATCGTGTCCTTCGACAAGCTCAAGCTGACCAACAACCTGCTGGATGACAATGGCCAC ATCATTCTCAACTCCATGCACCGCTACCAGCCCCGTTTCCACGTGGTCTTCGTGGACCCACGCAAGGACAGTGAGCGCTATGCCCAGGAGAACTTCAAGTCCTTTATCTTCACGGAGACCCAGTTCACAGCTGTGACAGCCTATCAGAACCACAGG ATCACCCAGCTGAAAATCGCCAGCAACCCTTTCGCCAAGGGCTTTAGAGAGAGTGACCTGGACTCCTG GCCTGTGGCCCCACAGCCCCTGCTCAGTGTCCCAGCCCGGAGTCACAGCAGCCTCAGTCCCTGTTTGCTGAAGGGCgccacagagaggaagaaag ACCCCAACAAAACTTCAGCTTCCACCTCCAGGACCCCTGCTCAGCTCCATCATCAGCTGCTGCCCCCACCTGAGGCCCTGCTGGCCCCAGCCACCTACAGGCCTGTCACCTATCAGAGCCTGTACTCTGGAGCCTCAAGCCACCTAGGGATCCCAAGGACCCGACCGGCACCATACCCCCTCCCCAACATCCGGGCTGATAGGGATCAAGGaggcctgcctctcccagctggGCTGGGGCTCCTGTCCCCCACTGTGGTGTGCCTGGGGCCTGGCCAGGACTCCCAGTGA
- the ACY3 gene encoding N-acyl-aromatic-L-amino acid amidohydrolase (carboxylate-forming) isoform X2, which produces MCSLPVPREPLRRVAVTGGTHGNEMSGVYLAQHWLQSPAELQRLSFSTVPVLANPAATAACRRYVDHDLNRTFTSSFLNSRPTPDDPYEVTRARELNQLLGPKASGRAFDFVLDLHNTTANMGTCLIAKSSHEVFAMHLCHHLQLQYPELSCQVFLYQRPGEESYNLDSVAKNGLALELGPQPQGVLRADIFSRMRTLVATVLDFIELFNQGTAFPAFEMEAYRPVGVVDFPRTDAGNLAGTVHPQLQPWTAQPESGLEKGPCTPQSLHLTFGDQESSSSGKTTTSGRGRRAIEDARTVLPRDHSLCEHLRAELRC; this is translated from the exons ATGTGCTCACTGCCTGTGCCCCGGGAGCCCCTGCGTCGCGTGGCTGTGACCGGGGGCACGCATGGCAACGAGATGTCAGGTGTCTACCTGGCCCAGCACTGGCTGCAGTCCCCTGCGGAGCTACAGAGACTCAGCTTCTCCACTGTGCCTGTGCTGGCCAACCCGGCAGCCACAGCAGCCTGCCGCCGCTACGTGGACCATGACCTCAACCGCACCTTCACCAGCAGCTTCCTCAA TTCCAGGCCCACCCCGGACGACCCATACGAAGTGACGAGAGCCCGAGAGCTGAACCAGCTGCTGGGGCCCAAGGCCTCAGGCCGGGCCTTTGACTTTGTCCTTGACCTGCACAACACCACGGCCAACATGGGCACCTGCTTAATCGCGAAGTCCTCCCACGAAGTCTTTGCCATGCACCTGTGTCACCACCTGCAG CTGCAGTACCCTGAGCTGTCCTGCCAGGTCTTCCTGTACCAGCGGCCTGGGGAGGAAAGCTACAACCTGGACTCCGTGGCCAAAAATGGATTGG CTCTGGAGCTGGGCCCCCAGCCACAGGGTGTGCTGCGGGCTGACATTTTCTCAAGGATGAGGACCCTGGTGGCCACAGTTCTGGACTTCATTGAACTCTTCAACCAGG GTACGGCCTTTCCCGCCTTTGAGATGGAAGCCTATAGACCCGTGGGCGTTGTGGACTTCCCTCGCACCGATGCCGGGAACCTGGCAGGCACTGTGCATCCTCAGCTGcag CCTTGGACAGCACAGCCTGAGAGTGGCTTGGAGAAGGGCCCCTGCACGCCCCAGAGTCTGCATCTCACCTTCGGAGACCAGGAGTCCAGCTCAAGTGGGAAGACCACGACCTCGGGACGTGGACGAAGGGCGATCGAAGACGCAAGGACAGTCCTGCCGAGAGACCACAGCCTGTGTGAGCACCTGAGGGCTGAGCTGAGGTGCTGA
- the ACY3 gene encoding N-acyl-aromatic-L-amino acid amidohydrolase (carboxylate-forming) isoform X1, producing MCSLPVPREPLRRVAVTGGTHGNEMSGVYLAQHWLQSPAELQRLSFSTVPVLANPAATAACRRYVDHDLNRTFTSSFLNSRPTPDDPYEVTRARELNQLLGPKASGRAFDFVLDLHNTTANMGTCLIAKSSHEVFAMHLCHHLQLQYPELSCQVFLYQRPGEESYNLDSVAKNGLALELGPQPQGVLRADIFSRMRTLVATVLDFIELFNQGTAFPAFEMEAYRPVGVVDFPRTDAGNLAGTVHPQLQDRDFQPLQPGAPIFQMFSGEDLLYEGESTVYPVFINEAAYYEKGIAFVQTEKFTFTVPAMPVLNPAPSPAS from the exons ATGTGCTCACTGCCTGTGCCCCGGGAGCCCCTGCGTCGCGTGGCTGTGACCGGGGGCACGCATGGCAACGAGATGTCAGGTGTCTACCTGGCCCAGCACTGGCTGCAGTCCCCTGCGGAGCTACAGAGACTCAGCTTCTCCACTGTGCCTGTGCTGGCCAACCCGGCAGCCACAGCAGCCTGCCGCCGCTACGTGGACCATGACCTCAACCGCACCTTCACCAGCAGCTTCCTCAA TTCCAGGCCCACCCCGGACGACCCATACGAAGTGACGAGAGCCCGAGAGCTGAACCAGCTGCTGGGGCCCAAGGCCTCAGGCCGGGCCTTTGACTTTGTCCTTGACCTGCACAACACCACGGCCAACATGGGCACCTGCTTAATCGCGAAGTCCTCCCACGAAGTCTTTGCCATGCACCTGTGTCACCACCTGCAG CTGCAGTACCCTGAGCTGTCCTGCCAGGTCTTCCTGTACCAGCGGCCTGGGGAGGAAAGCTACAACCTGGACTCCGTGGCCAAAAATGGATTGG CTCTGGAGCTGGGCCCCCAGCCACAGGGTGTGCTGCGGGCTGACATTTTCTCAAGGATGAGGACCCTGGTGGCCACAGTTCTGGACTTCATTGAACTCTTCAACCAGG GTACGGCCTTTCCCGCCTTTGAGATGGAAGCCTATAGACCCGTGGGCGTTGTGGACTTCCCTCGCACCGATGCCGGGAACCTGGCAGGCACTGTGCATCCTCAGCTGcag GACCGAGACTTCCAGCCGCTGCAGCCCGGTGCTCCCATCTTCCAAATGTTCAGTGGGGAGGACCTGCTCTATGAGGGGGAGTCCACGGTGTACCCCGTGTTCATTAACGAGGCTGCCTACTATGAGAAGGGCATTGCCTTTGTCCAGACTGAGAAGTTCACATTCACTGTGCCTGCCATGCCCGTGCTGAACCCTGCCCCGAGCCCAGCTTCCTAA